The proteins below come from a single Juglans regia cultivar Chandler chromosome 12, Walnut 2.0, whole genome shotgun sequence genomic window:
- the LOC109007822 gene encoding LRR receptor-like serine/threonine-protein kinase IOS1, with product MLLRINRSLIFAFLGVLSLILLLVHAQSQSGFISIDCGLPADSTYKEKTTSIDYISDANFIDTGISRSIASEFKGTFQEQVWNVRNFPQGVRNCYTIKITRGTTYLIRGIFLHGNYDGEGNLPEFDLYLGTNMWDTVKVENSSYSIIKELIHVASRNYIHVCLVNTGLGTPFISAIEFRSLNNNSYETEYGSLALFLRADTGSTSNNSYRYPDDDHDRIWTPYNRIEWKDLSTDDPIIPDPENDYEPPSVVMGTAATPINESAPMEFNWEADDPNTQFYFHLYFAEVVKLEPNQSRSFNITLNGQYQYGPHVPEYLYTFTFYGITSPERNGSSTYNFSMFKAENSTLPPCLNAVEIYSVKDFLQSETDLEDVDAIRKIKSTYGIKRNWQGDPCAPKNYSWEGLDCSYDGDHAPRITSLNLSSSGLTGEISDHISNLLMLQSLVLSNNSLTGPVHDFLSKLPNLRVLNLERNKLTGLVPLELIERGESASLTLSVEENPDLCGSRYCKTKKNNIVIPLIVASIVGGLLIITLIVILAVFWGIRRRTKQDAESNKQNVSLESIQRQFTYSQLLRITNNFERILGKGGFGTVYHGYIDDTQVAVKMLSHSSVQGYQQFQSEVRLLTRVHHRNLTTLVGYCYEGKNMGLIFEYMANGDLEAHLSDGNAKTLTWEDRLRIATEAAQGLEYLHCGCKPPIVHRDVKTTNILLNENMQAKLADFGLSKIFPTDGDTHVSTVVAGTPGYLDPEYHKTNRLTEKSDVYSFGVVLLKIITGRSAIERSEARTHVSQFVKSMLAKGDIKNIVDHRLHGNFDSNSVWKAVEIAIGCVSPTAAERPTMSQVEADLKECMATELARANEGNSRESKNMVNMDLSSALNSLVR from the exons ATGTTGCTTCGGATCAATAGGTCCTTG ATCTTTGCATTTCTTGGTGTTTTGTCTCTTATACTACTTCTGGTTCATGCCCAGAGTCAATCAG GCTTCATAAGCATAGATTGTGGGTTGCCAGCAGATTCAACATACAAGGAAAAGACAACAAGCATAGATTACATCTCAGACGCCAACTTCATAGACACTGGTATTAGTAGGAGCATAGCATCTGAATTTAAAG GTACCTTTCAAGAGCAGGTATGGAATGTCAGAAACTTTCCTCAAGGAGTCCGGAACTGTTACACCATAAAGATCACAAGAGGCACTACATATTTGATACGAGGAATCTTCTTGCATGGGAATTACGATGGAGAAGGTAATTTACCAGAATTCGATCTGTATCTCGGGACCAACATGTGGGATACAGTCAAGGTGGAGAATTCATCCTATAGTATTATCAAGGAGCTCATACATGTCGCATCTCGAAACTATATACACGTCTGTCTCGTAAACACCGGCCTCGGGACACCATTTATATCAGCAATCGAGTTCAGGTCATTAAACAACAACTCGTACGAGACCGAATATGGATCATTGGCACTATTTTTGCGCGCAGATACTGGTTCAACTAGCAATAACTCGTACCG GTACCCAGACGATGACCATGATCGCATCTGGACGCCCTATAACCGCATTGAATGGAAAGACTTGAGCACAGATGATCCTATAATTCCTGATCCCGAAAATGATTACGAACCACCATCTGTTGTCATGGGAACTGCAGCCACCCCAATAAATGAGAGCGCTCCCATGGAATTTAATTGGGAAGCAGACGATCCGAATACCCAATTCTATTTCCACCTGTACTTCGCTGAAGTCGTAAAGCTAGAACCCAACCAGTCCAGATCATTTAACATTACTCTGAATGGGCAATACCAGTATGGACCTCATGTTCCTGAATACCTGTATACATTTACTTTTTACGGTATTACATCGCCCGAGCGTAATGGAAGTAGTACGTATAATTTCTCCATGTTCAAAGCGGAAAATTCTACACTTCCACCCTGCCTCAACGCAGTTGAGATATATTCTGTGAAAGATTTCTTGCAATCAGAAACAGACCTAGAGGATG TTGATGCCATCAGAAAGATCAAATCAACGTATGGAATAAAGAGAAATTGGCAAGGGGATCCATGTGCCCCGAAAAACTACTCGTGGGAAGGTCTAGATTGTAGCTATGATGGTGATCATGCCCCCAGAATCACATCCTT GAACTTGTCCTCAAGTGGATTGACCGGAGAGATATCTGATCATATATCAAATCTCCTAATGTTACAATCTTT GGTTCTATCAAACAATAGCTTGACAGGACCAGTGCATGATTTTCTGTCTAAATTACCAAACTTGAGGGTCTT AAACTTAGAACGAAACAAGCTCACTGGTTTAGTTCCACTTGAACTAATTGAAAGAGGGGAGAGTGCTTCACTAACGTTAAG CGTGGAAGAAAATCCAGATCTATGTGGGTCCCGTTATTGCAAAACGAAGAAAAACAACATTGTTATTCCATTAATAGTAGCATCAATCGTCGGTGGATTGCTTATCATCACATTGATTGTCATCTTGGCTGTCTTTTGGGGGATTAGAAGGAGAACAAAACAGG ATGCTGAATCGAACAAGCAGAATGTGTCATTGGAGTCTATACAACGTCAATTTACATACTCGCAACTACTAAGAATTACCAACAACTTTGAGAGAATTCTTGGAAAGGGTGGATTTGGAACAGTTTATCACGGCTACATAGATGACACCCAAGTTGCAGTGAAGATGCTCTCTCATTCATCAGTTCAAGGGTATCAGCAATTTCAATCAGAG GTTAGACTTCTTACGAGAGTTCATCATCGAAACTTGACTACCCTTGTTGGCTACTGCTATGAAGGAAAAAACATGGGGCTCATTTTTGAGTACATGGCCAACGGAGACTTGGAAGCACATCTTTCAG ATGGGAACGCAAAGACCTTGACTTGGGAAGATAGACTTCGAATAGCGACGGAGGCTGCACAAG GATTGGAGTATCTGCACTGTGGTTGTAAGCCACCTATAGTCCACAGAGACGTGAAGACTACAAACATATTGCTGAACGAAAATATGCAGGCAAAACTAGCTGATTTTGGTCTATCCAAGATTTTCCCTACTGATGGTGACACTCATGTTTCTACAGTTGTTGCTGGCACCCCTGGCTACCTTGACCCCGA GTACCACAAAACAAACAGGTTAACTGAGAAAAGTGATGTTTATAGCTTTGGAGTAGTTCTGCTGAAGATAATCACGGGTCGATCCGCTATAGAAAGATCTGAGGCAAGAACTCACGTTAGTCAATTCGTGAAGTCCATGCTTGCCAAGGGGgacataaaaaatatagttgatCACAGGTTGCATGGAAACTTCGACAGTAACTCTGTTTGGAAAGCCGTTGAAATAGCAATTGGTTGTGTATCTCCAACTGCTGCGGAAAGGCCAACCATGAGCCAGGTAGAGGCGGACCTAAAGGAGTGTATGGCAACTGAATTAGCTCGGGCGAACGAGGGAAATTCCAGAGAATCCAAGAATATGGTTAACATGGATCTGTCTAGTGCACTAAATTCGTTGGTAAGGTAA
- the LOC118344045 gene encoding uncharacterized protein LOC118344045: MSDLNVNENERGANPSASEVLRAAAHQLIDELAQNPVGRQRNSNEGGGNIEQFNRMHPPSFDGKGEPTLAEDWVQDIEEILRVLTCTDEQKVAYATFKLTGEAKRWWISERTIREAGGTEIVSWPHFKQIFLERFFPSSAREDKAMEFATLVQGSMTVHQYAARFIELSRFAAYLIPDEEKKARKFEQGLNEKLYERVVGFQIRNFSELVDKATVFERSLQRSAALHDQKKRTISSGPHFGMDQGAWKKRNEGSSSGKRMVQGTHQAYQCRTCNRVHTGVCRKEAGLCYRCGRSGHYLRDCPLRLDNSRPPPPPRTEGTARGNMQRTTAPARVFALTPGEAEDRNDVITGMTSWLCF; encoded by the coding sequence ATGTCGGACTTGAACGTGAACGAGAACGAAAGGGGAGCAAACCCGAGTGCTTCTGAAGTACTACGAGCAGCAGCTCATCAGTTAATAGACGAACTCGCGCAAAATCCCGTAGGTCGCCAACGCAACTCTAATGAAGGAGGTGGTAACATAGAACAGTTCAATCGGATGCACCCCCCTTCATTTGATGGCAAAGGCGAACCCACCTTAGCTGAAGATTGGGTGCAAGATATTGAGGAAATATTGCGGGTGTTAACCTGCACAGATGAACAAAAGGTGGCATATGCAACTTTCAAACTGACCGGTGAGGCAAAAAGATGGTGGATCTCAGAAAGAACTATCCGAGAAGCAGGGGGAACAGAAATAGTCAGTTGGCCACATTTTAAGCAGATTTTTCTTGAGCGATTTTTTCCAAGCTCGGCTCGAGAGGACAAGGCAATGGAATTTGCCACTCTGGTGCAGGGATCCATGACGGTGCACCAATATGCAGCTAGATTCATTGAATTATCTCGTTTTGCTGCGTATCTGATTCCTGACGAAGAAAAGAAAGCGCGTAAATTCGAACAAGGGCTGAATGAAAAACTTTATGAGCGAGTAGTGGGCTTCCAGATTCGAAATTTCTCAGAATTGGTAGATAAGGCCACAGTTTTTGAGCGAAGCCTTCAAAGGAGCGCTGCATTGCACGATCAGAAGAAGAGGACTATTTCTTCGGGGCCTCATTTTGGTATGGACCAAGGAgcgtggaaaaagagaaatgaaggtAGTAGCTCAGGAAAAAGAATGGTTCAGGGCACCCATCAAGCGTATCAATGTAGAACTTGCAACCGAGTGCATACTGGAGTATGCAGGAAGGAAGCGGGACTATGCTACCGTTGTGGCAGATCGGGCCATTATCTCAGGGACTGCCCTCTACGATTGGATAACAGCAGGCCCCCACCACCACCTAGAACAGAAGGGACAGCGCGAGGCAACATGCAGCGTACTACTGCACCTGCAAGGGTTTTTGCTCTGACACCTGGAGAGGCGGAGGATAGGAATGATGTGATCACGGGTATGACTTCTTGGTTATGTTTTTAA
- the LOC109007879 gene encoding LRR receptor-like serine/threonine-protein kinase IOS1, which yields MGGFQPFILAFLGVLSLILLLLVHAQDQSGFISIDCGLLPANSTYKEKTTGIDYVSDANFIDTGISRSIASELIDTLQRQVWTVRSFPQGVRNCYTINIRRGIRYLIRGTFLHGNYDVEGNLPEFDLYLGTNMWDTVKVRNASFSINKEVIHVPTRNYIHVCLVNTGLGTPFISTIVFRPLQNNSYVTKSGSLALFWRADTGSTSDYAYRYPDDVYDRRWTPYNSYEWKTSSQSPYNSIDLKDLSTGLTIDSQSQYDDQPPSVVMSTAITPINENDPMELIYWKPDDQQIYIYVYFAEVVKLEPNQYRSFNITLNGEYWHGPIVPDYLYTTRVYSTSPVAGGTYNFSIVKVENSTLPPILNAVEIYYVKDFLQPETDRADVDAISKIKSTYGIKRNWQGDPCAPKVYSWEGLDCSYDADNAPRITSLNLSSSGLTGEISADISNLIMLQSLDLSNNSLIGSVPGFLSKLPNLRVLNLERNKLTGSVPLELIERRDDGLLSLSVGENPDLCGSRSCQKKKNNNVIPIVASAVGGLIVLTLIVVAIFWGTKRRTKHDTMVDSESNKQNIMSLETLQRQFTYSELLRITNNFERILGRGGFGTVYHGYIDNTQVAVKMLSHSSVQGYQQFQSEVRLLMRVHHRNLTTLFGYCYEGTNMGLIYEYMANGDLGAHLSDWNAKTLTWEDRLRIATDAAKGLEYLHCGCKPPIVHRDVKTTNILLNENLQAKLADFGLSKIFPTDSGATHVSTVVAGTPGYLDPEYNITNRFTEKSDVYSFGVVLLKIITSRPAIERSEARTHVSEFVRSMLAKGDIKNIVDPRLQGNFNSNSVWKAVEIAMGCVSPTATKRPTMSQVVVDLKECMATELARANEGDSKESMKMINMDLGTELNPLAR from the exons ATGGGGGGGTTCCAACCTTTCATCCTTGCATTTCTTGGTGTTTTGTCTCTTATACTACTACTTCTGGTTCATGCCCAGGATCAATCAG GCTTCATAAGCATAGATTGTGGGTTGTTGCCAGCAAATTCAACATACAAGGAAAAGACAACAGGCATAGATTACGTCTCAGACGCCAACTTCATAGACACTGGTATTAGTAGGAGCATAGCATCTGAATTGATAGATACCCTTCAACGGCAGGTATGGACTGTCAGAAGCTTTCCTCAAGGAGTCCGGAACTGTTACACCATTAACATCAGAAGAGGCATTAGATATTTGATACGAGGAACCTTCTTGCATGGGAATTACGATGTAGAAGGTAATTTACCAGAATTCGATCTGTATCTGGGGACAAACATGTGGGATACAGTCAAGGTGAGGAATGCATCCTTTAGTATTAACAAGGAGGTCATACATGTCCCAACTCGAAACTATATACACGTCTGTCTCGTAAACACCGGCCTAGGGACACCATTTATATCAACAATAGTGTTCAGGCCATTACAAAACAACTCGTACGTGACCAAATCTGGATCGTTGGCACTCTTTTGGCGCGCAGACACTGGTTCGACTAGCGATTACGCATACCG gtacCCAGACGATGTGTATGATCGCCGCTGGACACCCTATAACTCCTATGAATGGAAAACGTCCTCGCAGTCGCCCTATAACTCCATTGACTTGAAAGACTTGAGCACAGGACTTACCATTGATTCCCAAAGTCAGTATGATGACCAACCACCATCTGTTGTCATGAGTACTGCAATAACCCCAATAAATGAGAACGATCCCATGGAATTGATCTACTGGAAACCAGACGATCAGCAAATCTATATCTACGTGTACTTTGCTGAAGTCGTAAAGCTAGAACCCAACCAGTACAGATCATTCAACATTACTCTCAATGGGGAATACTGGCATGGACCTATTGTCCCTGATTACCTGTATACAACTAGGGTGTACAGTACATCGCCCGTGGCTGGAGGGACGTATAATTTCTCGATCGTCAAAGTGGAAAATTCAACACTTCCACCCATCCTAAACGCAGTTGAGATCTATTATGTGAAAGATTTCTTGCAACCAGAAACAGACCGAGCGGATG ttGATGCCATCAGCAAGATCAAATCAACATATGGAATAAAGAGAAATTGGCAAGGAGATCCATGTGCCCCGAAAGTGTACTCGTGGGAAGGTCTAGATTGTAGCTATGATGCTGATAATGCCCCCAGGATCACATCCTT GAACTTGTCCTCAAGTGGATTGACCGGAGAGATATCTGCTGATATATCAAATCTCATAATGTTACAATCTTT GGATCTATCAAACAATAGCTTGATTGGATCAGTGCCTGGTTTTCTGTCTAAGTTACCAAACTTGAGGGTCTT AAACTTAGAACGAAACAAGCTCACAGGTTCAGTTCCACTTGAGCTAATTGAAAGAAGAGACGATGGTTTACTATCATTAAG CGTGGGAGAAAATCCAGATCTATGTGGGTCCCGTTCTtgccaaaagaagaaaaacaacaatGTTATTCCAATAGTAGCATCAGCTGTCGGTGGATTGATTGTCCTCACATTGATTGTCGTGGCTATCTTTTGGGGGACTAAAAGGAGAACAAAACACG ATACGATGGTAGATTCTGAATCCAACAAGCAGAATATCATGTCATTGGAGACTTTACAGCGTCAATTTACGTACTCTGAACTACTAAGAATTACCAACAACTTTGAGAGAATTCTTGGAAGGGGTGGCTTCGGAACAGTTTATCATGGCTACATAGATAACACCCAAGTTGCAGTGAAGATGCTCTCTCATTCATCAGTTCAAGGTTATCAGCAGTTTCAATCGGAG GTTAGACTTCTTATGAGAGTCCATCATCGAAACTTGACTACCCTCTTTGGGTACTGCTATGAAGGAACGAACATGGGGCTCATTTACGAGTACATGGCCAACGGAGACTTGGGAGCACATCTTTCAG ATTGGAACGCAAAAACCTTGACTTGGGAAGATAGACTTCGAATCGCGACGGATGCTGCAAAAG GATTGGAGTATCTGCACTGTGGTTGTAAGCCACCTATAGTCCACAGAGACGTGAAGACTACAAACATATTGTTGAACGAAAATCTGCAGGCAAAACTGGCTGATTTTGGGCTCTCCAAGATTTTCCCTACTGATAGTGGCGCCACTCATGTTTCTACAGTTGTTGCTGGCACCCCTGGCTACCTTGACCCCGA GTACAACATAACAAACAGGTTTACCGAGAAAAGTGATGTCTATAGCTTTGGAGTGGTTCTGCTGAAGATAATCACGAGTCGACCCGCTATAGAAAGATCTGAGGCAAGGACTCACGTAAGTGAATTCGTGAGGTCCATGCTTGCCAAGGGggacataaaaaatattgttgatcCCAGGTTGCAGGGAAACTTCAACAGTAATTCTGTTTGGAAAGCCGTTGAAATAGCAATGGGTTGTGTATCTCCAACTGCTACGAAAAGGCCAACCATGAGCCAGGTAGTGGTGGACCTAAAGGAGTGTATGGCAACTGAATTAGCTCGGGCGAA